The genomic DNA CTGCTGTTTTTAGTATCGTAAAGGAGAGGAGGGACGTGGATGGATGTCTGGTTACAGCTCTTGCAAGCGGAACCGGAGCTCCGGCCCTTGACCGACTGGAGCCGTCTTGCGACACGCTATACCGATTCACCGAAATACACGGCGTGTGACGAAAGCGGATTATCAATCATTCATACCGCTCCGCTGGGGTTATTTGCGCGGAAAAAGCGGGAGTTTGAGCTCTTGCGACAACTGTATCAAGACGGACTGCCGGTCCCGGAACCGCTCAATTTGAACCGGATTCCGCCAGCAGACGTCTGTTACAGCCGTTATCGTTTCCTGACCGGTTCGACGATTCGAAACCGTTTACCGCTCGGTCGAGACATCGAGTACAGACTCGGTCGGGAGACGGGACGGGTGTTAAACCGGATTCATCGTTATGAAGTGCCGCCGAGAACAACGTGGGCGCACCGGTGTCGCGTAAAACACAACCGGTACGTCGCACTGTACCAACAGGAAGCGATACCGTTGGCCGGCGATCAGGCCATCTTGTCCTTTATCGAACGAAACATCGGATGGATCGCGGACCGGCCGAACCGTTGGCAACACGATGATATTCATCTCGCCAATCTGATTACGGACGGGGAGCACCTCATCGGAATGATTGATTTTTCAAATCATGATATCGGTGATCCGTGGCATGATTTCGTCAAAATGGGATTGTTTCAGGTTGAAGAGAGCATTCCGTTTGCCGTCGGTCAAGTCGACGGCTATTTTGAAGGAGATGTCCCGGAGCAGTTTTGGGACGTGTACAGCGTCTATCTGGCGATGAGCTGTTTTTCTTCGATCGTCTGGACGAACCGTCATGCACCGGAAGAAGCCGACCAAATGCGGTGTCGGCTGGAACGCGTGATATCCGCCCATCAACGATTTGAGCGTGCAGTACCGGATTGGTATGAAACGTTCGACCGTTCTTGAGCGTCGGGATCGACCTTTAGTAGCCGTACCACATCAAAAGCCGTGTCCCTGACCGAACAAATCGGCTAAGGACACGGCTTTTTTGGTTCATTCACCATTCCACGTCTCATCGACGCGGGACGCATAAAAACGCAGGGCGTTGGCATAAGCGCGGATTTCAGGATTCTCCGTCGTCTCGACAAGCGTGTTGACCAATCGTTCCAACGCTTCGGATGACCGGTCGAGATTATGTAACGTCAATGCTAAAAAAGTCTGTAAGGCAGCGTGTTGCGGAAAGCGGGCGAGTCCCTCCGATAGAGTTTGATACGCATCCTCGTATCGCCCGAGGGCACGGTACGTACTGCCGAGCCCGACATAGGCTTCCTGCAAGTCGGGAGCGGTCAGACCGCGTGCGATAGCGGTAACGTAATAAGGGACAGCAGCAGCTTCTTCCCCCAGGTTGTCGTGACACCATGCCATCTGGTAATGAATCAACGGATCGTCCGTTGCCTGCTGCAGATAAGAAGCGACCAAGGCCTTCGCCGCATGATACTGTTTCGCTTGACGGAGACGCGAGACGGCAGCAAGGTCGAAATTCACCTCAGGAGATACTTTGTCTGATAGATGATAGACGAAGGTCAGGGGATGAAGCGACTGTTCATCCGGTAAGATGCTATAGCGAAACTGCAGACCGAGCCGAGAGGCGACAGCCAGGGCCGGTTCGTTATCCGGATTGATTGAAGCTTCAATCTGTTGAAAATCAAGTCTCTTGAAGGCAAGCACCAGCACAGCAGGAAGTGCTTCCGCGGCATAGCCCCGTCGTAAAAACAGCGGATTGATCTGGCAATGGATGTGTGCCGTCCGGACGTCCGGGCGATGAAGGGCTGAGACTATAATCGTTCCGAGCAGTGTTTCGTCGTCTGAACGAAACAACTCAAATCTATATTCGTCTTGCCTGGATGGATTAACGGCGCCTTGAATCCGTAACCGCGTGGTCTCAAGCGTCATGGAAGCTGTCATCTGAAATCACTCCTCGCATTTGGAATCGATACAAAAACCCTTCAACCAATTGGGCTGAAGGGAACGAGATTAATTTTGTTGTTCGAGTTTCGTCAAGAGTGTCCGGAACGTATCCAGTTCGGCATCCGAAAAGTCAGCGAAGACGTCAGACAGGTATTCCATCTTCATCGCTTCGAGCTTCCCGTATAATTCGATGCCTTCTTCCGTTGCCCGGAGTTCAACGACACGACGATCGAGTTCGCTCCGCTCGCGTGAAATCAAGCCTTTTTTCGTCAACTCATCGGCCAGTGCCGTAATCATACTCGCTGAAAACTGAAATTCGTTGGATAAAGCCGATGCGATTTGAGGACTGCTTGTGCAAAGCGACTTCAGGATAAAGAATTCGTTTCGTGTCAAGTAAGTCGTGAACATACTCCGCACATCTTTTTTGATAGCGCGGTAGTTCATGCGTAAGCCTTTTTCTGTATCGACGAT from Exiguobacterium sibiricum 7-3 includes the following:
- a CDS encoding MarR family winged helix-turn-helix transcriptional regulator produces the protein MATTLEVANRDQLIVDTEKGLRMNYRAIKKDVRSMFTTYLTRNEFFILKSLCTSSPQIASALSNEFQFSASMITALADELTKKGLISRERSELDRRVVELRATEEGIELYGKLEAMKMEYLSDVFADFSDAELDTFRTLLTKLEQQN
- a CDS encoding tetratricopeptide repeat protein, with the protein product MTASMTLETTRLRIQGAVNPSRQDEYRFELFRSDDETLLGTIIVSALHRPDVRTAHIHCQINPLFLRRGYAAEALPAVLVLAFKRLDFQQIEASINPDNEPALAVASRLGLQFRYSILPDEQSLHPLTFVYHLSDKVSPEVNFDLAAVSRLRQAKQYHAAKALVASYLQQATDDPLIHYQMAWCHDNLGEEAAAVPYYVTAIARGLTAPDLQEAYVGLGSTYRALGRYEDAYQTLSEGLARFPQHAALQTFLALTLHNLDRSSEALERLVNTLVETTENPEIRAYANALRFYASRVDETWNGE
- a CDS encoding aminoglycoside phosphotransferase family protein, with translation MDVWLQLLQAEPELRPLTDWSRLATRYTDSPKYTACDESGLSIIHTAPLGLFARKKREFELLRQLYQDGLPVPEPLNLNRIPPADVCYSRYRFLTGSTIRNRLPLGRDIEYRLGRETGRVLNRIHRYEVPPRTTWAHRCRVKHNRYVALYQQEAIPLAGDQAILSFIERNIGWIADRPNRWQHDDIHLANLITDGEHLIGMIDFSNHDIGDPWHDFVKMGLFQVEESIPFAVGQVDGYFEGDVPEQFWDVYSVYLAMSCFSSIVWTNRHAPEEADQMRCRLERVISAHQRFERAVPDWYETFDRS